A genome region from Hevea brasiliensis isolate MT/VB/25A 57/8 chromosome 7, ASM3005281v1, whole genome shotgun sequence includes the following:
- the LOC131181597 gene encoding autophagy-related protein 13b-like — MCLSGRPESFDPRGLLCDPHEPGGLFPIRKSQDAAVGELVRMLKKAPPLRQDFSTSVCLSQDKMSSSSLQEQQASASIASSGLVASKTTADALEELRGYKEMKKDLLLSQAGRSNTSANDTCMQKSTTG, encoded by the coding sequence ATGTGTTTATCTGGCAGGCCAGAATCATTTGATCCAAGAGGCCTTTTGTGTGATCCACACGAGCCTGGAGGACTGTTTCCAATTAGAAAGTCACAAGATGCTGCTGTTGGTGAGCTTGTACGTATGCTAAAGAAAGCACCACCTCTACGCCAAGACTTCTCCACTTCAGTTTGTTTGTCGCAAGACAAAATGTCTAGCAGCAGCCTCCAAGAGCAGCAGGCTTCTGCAAGCATTGCATCTTCAGGGCTTGTTGCATCAAAGACAACAGCTGATGCATTGGAAGAACTTCGGGGTTACAAAGAGATGAAGAAAGACTTGTTGCTTAGTCAAGCTGGTAGGTCCAACACATCAGCAAATGATACTTGTATGCAAAAATCTACAACTGGTTGA